Within Sorghum bicolor cultivar BTx623 chromosome 2, Sorghum_bicolor_NCBIv3, whole genome shotgun sequence, the genomic segment CCACTCTAGACCTCTCCGGCCACCCCATCGCCGGCATCGGCGACGACATCAAGCACTGCCAGTCCAAGAGCATCATGGTGTTCCTCTCCATCGGCGGGTTCGGCGACCACTACTCCCTCCCCAGCGCCAAGGCCGCCACGGACCTCGCCGACTACCTCTGGTACGCCTACTTCCCAGCGCCCACGCCGCGCGCCGGCGTGCACCGCCCGTTCGGCGACGCCTACGTCGACGGCCTCGACTTCTTCCTCGACCGCGGCTCGCCGGCGTACTACGACGTGCTGGCCAAGCGCCTGTGGAGCTACAACAAGCAGTTCCGCGCCCGGACGCCCGTGCAGCTGTCGGCGACGCCGCGGTGCGCGTTCCCGGACCGCCAGGTGCAGCGGGTGCTCGCCACGGGGCTCGTCACCAGAATCAACGTCAGGTTCTACGGCGACGCGCACTGCGCCGCGTACTGGCAGCAGGAGTGGGACAAGTGGACGGCGGCGTTCCCGGAAGACTCCATCTACGTCGGCCTGCCGGCGTCGGAGCAGACGGTCGGGTACGTCCACCCCAAGAACCTCTACTACGGCGTCGTCCCCGTGGTGCAGAAGGCGGCCAACTACGGCGGGTTCATGATCTGGGACCGATACGCCGACAAGAAGACCAATTACAGTAGCTACGCCATTGAATGGGCTTGATCGATGATCAGAGCTCCATCTCCATCCATGCCGTCTACTCTGTCAGTCTGTCTCTGTGTGTATCTACTGTAGTGTTGTCCATCTCCTCACTAGTGTGCTTGTGTGCAAGAATAAAGTGAGGCAAGTGCATCAATAAACCGTTGATAATATCGTCGCTAGTTTTGTACACGATCCTCTGGAAATATTCAGCATCTGGCATGGATACGAATTTAAGTTCAGAGGATCACACCGAGACCACAACTGCTGAATTGTGGAGagcaaaaaaaatcaagaacaaATGTAAATGTCACGTggcatttttttttttctgaagagAGCCGgacagccaaaaacaacatggccCGTCTGCAGAACCCAGAACGAATCAGCTACGCATCTGTTTCGGTAGCACATGGATTTGTTCTTCTGGAACAGAACAGAGAAATTTCAGGAATAATAATAAAGGCAAACTACAATTCTCACATTGCAGAAGTTATCACATCATATGCAACAAAAATGTCAAAATGCTACAGCTCAGGCGTTCTGTTCTGGAGGAATAAGTGAACAATAACCCTCATCTTTCCTTCAGTTTTGCCGGCTATGCGAGACTGCAGTTTTCGTTTAAGCCTGGCACTAGAGCTAAATCCGCTCACTTGTACAAAAACTGAATGAGCATACCATAAAACTGAATGGCCGAACGACTGCCCAAGACTCCTAAAAGATGAATGCCCAAG encodes:
- the LOC8056623 gene encoding xylanase inhibitor protein 1; the protein is MAVTRSKRPASSLLPAVAALVAVAGLLSLAGPAAATGKTGQVTVFWGRNKAEGTLREACDTGTYTIVVISFLSVFGQGGNKPPTLDLSGHPIAGIGDDIKHCQSKSIMVFLSIGGFGDHYSLPSAKAATDLADYLWYAYFPAPTPRAGVHRPFGDAYVDGLDFFLDRGSPAYYDVLAKRLWSYNKQFRARTPVQLSATPRCAFPDRQVQRVLATGLVTRINVRFYGDAHCAAYWQQEWDKWTAAFPEDSIYVGLPASEQTVGYVHPKNLYYGVVPVVQKAANYGGFMIWDRYADKKTNYSSYAIEWA